Proteins encoded within one genomic window of Companilactobacillus sp.:
- a CDS encoding APC family permease, whose protein sequence is MKNIFKKESVENYVKADSHLVRTLHAKDLVALGIGAVIGTGIFILPGHEAALHAGPAVTIAFLVAALVSGMVGMAYAEFSSAMPVAGSAYSFGSVIYGEFVGWLLGWALILEYFLAVSAEATGFASYFNNNILASIGINLPKALQAGPLEGGVINLTASLIVLIVAVIIFHGVDLSKRIENVAVVIKVAIIILFIIVGVFYIKSSNYVPFYPKKFQTSPWGLGGISTAAATVFFAFIGFDALASNSAETVDPGKNVVKGIMGTVVVAVILYVAFSFVLTGMVNYTKLNVDDPAAYALQVIHLGAWNKIITIGALIGIFTAMVTMFFGGSRLVYALGRDGLLPKFMGKVDGKHAVPTNAIIIATIIQTFFAGLVPLTQLASLINAGTLLAFAFISFGIIPLRRRKDIVNDGFKMPLYPFLPILSGLLSVYFIVMLPNLTKISVSAWLILGIIFYFIYGLQHSKLQNDLN, encoded by the coding sequence ATGAAAAATATTTTTAAAAAAGAAAGCGTCGAAAACTACGTTAAGGCTGACTCGCATCTAGTTCGGACCTTACACGCTAAGGATTTGGTTGCTTTGGGGATCGGTGCAGTTATCGGAACTGGTATCTTCATTTTGCCAGGACACGAAGCTGCCCTACACGCGGGACCAGCAGTTACTATTGCCTTCTTAGTCGCCGCCCTAGTTTCCGGGATGGTCGGTATGGCCTACGCAGAATTCTCATCAGCTATGCCAGTTGCTGGTTCAGCCTATTCGTTTGGATCGGTGATCTATGGGGAATTCGTCGGTTGGCTGTTAGGTTGGGCCTTGATACTGGAATACTTCCTAGCCGTTTCAGCTGAAGCGACAGGATTTGCCTCGTATTTTAACAACAATATCTTGGCATCAATTGGCATCAACTTGCCAAAAGCTTTACAGGCTGGGCCGCTTGAAGGTGGCGTGATCAATTTGACTGCCAGTCTGATCGTACTGATTGTTGCCGTAATCATTTTCCACGGTGTTGACTTGTCTAAGCGTATCGAAAACGTCGCCGTTGTTATCAAAGTAGCCATCATCATTTTGTTCATCATTGTTGGTGTCTTCTATATTAAATCTAGCAACTATGTTCCTTTTTATCCGAAGAAATTCCAAACATCCCCTTGGGGATTAGGCGGTATCTCAACTGCTGCTGCAACTGTCTTTTTTGCATTCATCGGGTTTGATGCTTTAGCTTCTAACTCCGCTGAAACAGTCGATCCTGGAAAAAATGTTGTTAAGGGTATTATGGGAACAGTGGTCGTGGCAGTTATCTTATACGTGGCCTTCTCATTTGTACTAACAGGAATGGTCAACTATACCAAGTTAAACGTTGATGACCCAGCTGCTTATGCCTTACAAGTTATCCACTTAGGAGCTTGGAACAAGATCATCACGATTGGTGCTTTGATTGGTATCTTTACTGCCATGGTTACGATGTTCTTTGGTGGCTCGCGTCTAGTGTACGCGCTTGGCCGTGACGGACTTTTACCTAAATTCATGGGTAAAGTCGACGGCAAGCATGCTGTGCCAACGAACGCCATTATTATCGCAACTATCATCCAAACATTCTTTGCTGGTTTAGTTCCATTGACTCAACTAGCTTCATTGATCAATGCTGGAACGCTATTAGCTTTCGCATTTATCTCATTTGGGATCATCCCGCTAAGACGTCGTAAAGATATCGTCAACGATGGTTTCAAGATGCCACTCTATCCATTTTTACCAATCTTATCTGGATTGTTGAGTGTCTACTTTATCGTCATGTTGCCAAACTTGACAAAAATTTCCGTTTCAGCTTGGCTGATCCTAGGAATCATTTTCTACTTCATCTACGGTTTGCAACACTCTAAACTACAAAATGATTTAAATTAA
- a CDS encoding GNAT family N-acetyltransferase encodes MEIKHVTMQDLPDILRIEKSGFTDAEAGTESQYKDRIKTIPDTFLTAKQDGKLVGYVVGPAVNEEYVDDEMFAKSVPNLPEGGNQIILSIAIDPQSRGYGIGSQLLDAFEKLAKESNRKTVSLTSLDKNVPFYEKNGYVNKGVADSEHANETWYNLVKTI; translated from the coding sequence ATGGAAATCAAACACGTGACAATGCAAGATCTACCGGATATTTTGCGGATCGAAAAGAGCGGCTTTACTGACGCAGAAGCAGGTACTGAAAGCCAATATAAAGACCGGATCAAGACTATCCCTGATACCTTTTTAACTGCCAAACAAGACGGCAAGTTAGTTGGTTACGTTGTGGGACCAGCTGTGAATGAAGAATACGTTGATGACGAAATGTTCGCCAAAAGCGTGCCCAATCTTCCAGAAGGTGGCAATCAAATTATTTTGTCGATTGCAATCGATCCTCAATCTCGTGGTTACGGAATAGGAAGTCAACTGCTAGATGCCTTTGAAAAGCTAGCTAAAGAGTCCAATCGAAAGACGGTATCATTGACCAGCTTAGATAAAAACGTTCCGTTTTACGAAAAGAATGGCTACGTCAACAAAGGCGTAGCTGACTCTGAACATGCCAACGAGACTTGGTACAATTTGGTGAAAACAATCTAG
- a CDS encoding alpha/beta hydrolase family protein: MEVEIKRDGLTLHGTLTKPDQDNFNLVILMHGFTANRNTELLNKLSEKFENLGMATLRFDFNGHGQSDGDFEDMTVLNEIADGKSILDYARSISGVKKIYLLGHSQGGVVASMLAGYYHDKIDKLVLMAPAATLKDDAIKGSTRGMTYDPNSIPDELDMGNGLILGGMYLRTAQSLPIYEISKLFTGPVCLIHGTDDKVVNDIASKRYDEAYQDDELHLLDGVDHRFSEPEKRQKAIDLVAEFLTKKGN, from the coding sequence ATGGAAGTTGAAATCAAACGTGATGGTTTGACTCTTCATGGAACGTTGACTAAGCCTGATCAAGACAACTTTAACTTAGTGATTTTGATGCACGGCTTTACTGCCAATCGAAACACTGAATTATTGAATAAACTGTCTGAAAAATTTGAAAACTTGGGTATGGCTACGTTGAGATTTGACTTTAACGGTCATGGTCAAAGCGATGGCGACTTCGAAGATATGACCGTATTAAATGAAATTGCTGACGGAAAAAGTATTTTGGATTATGCTAGATCGATTTCTGGCGTAAAGAAAATTTATCTTCTAGGACACTCTCAAGGAGGAGTGGTTGCCAGCATGTTAGCTGGGTATTACCACGATAAAATCGACAAGCTTGTCTTGATGGCTCCAGCTGCCACATTAAAAGATGATGCTATTAAAGGCAGCACTAGAGGGATGACTTATGATCCTAATAGTATTCCAGATGAGCTTGATATGGGCAATGGCCTGATTTTAGGTGGAATGTATCTCAGAACTGCTCAATCTCTGCCAATTTATGAAATTTCAAAATTGTTTACTGGTCCAGTTTGCTTGATCCACGGGACTGACGATAAAGTTGTCAACGACATCGCGTCAAAACGATATGACGAAGCGTACCAAGATGATGAATTACATTTGTTAGATGGAGTAGATCATCGATTTAGCGAACCAGAAAAACGCCAAAAAGCGATTGATCTGGTCGCAGAATTTTTAACAAAAAAGGGTAACTAA
- a CDS encoding MFS transporter: MKKNSFTDDPKIQKNRWWIMFAVSLFTFMSVLDGSIVNIALPVMSKDMKIPMNQSEWVVSIYLIVICALLLLFGKLGDNFGKIKIFKLGAILFTIGSLLCGINLGLIPLLIARAIQAIGAAMTMSTNNGIITEIFPFNERGRALGTIGSFVALGAIAGPGLGGIILAHLDWTYIFWINIPIGIIGIIIGQFILPKDISVANEKIDHLGSTMFAIFMLSLFIGVFLGQEIGFGKPSILILFAIAVISIITFIYIETHVDNPILSLSLFKNLGFSINIFCALLIFITGFFFNVVSPFYLENARGMAANYAGYALMIMPLIQGIVSPIIGGWSDKIGRHLLTFVGLIMISISQIGYMITTLDTPLWLFMFFIGLVGLGNGVFMAPNNTLIMSAVETKDLGVAGSINALARELGMVIGISLATTVLFASMSHTAGYKVTTYVPAHPEYFISGMHTTFLVSMIICLIATVVSGFNFFYHKK; this comes from the coding sequence ATGAAAAAAAATTCTTTTACAGATGATCCCAAGATTCAAAAAAATCGTTGGTGGATCATGTTTGCTGTTTCTCTTTTTACCTTCATGTCCGTTCTTGACGGAAGCATTGTCAACATTGCTTTGCCAGTCATGAGCAAGGATATGAAGATACCCATGAACCAATCTGAATGGGTCGTGTCGATCTACCTGATCGTCATATGTGCCTTGTTGTTGCTATTTGGAAAACTAGGTGACAACTTTGGTAAGATTAAAATTTTTAAACTTGGTGCGATCCTATTCACCATCGGCTCACTACTTTGTGGAATCAATTTAGGACTTATCCCCTTGCTGATTGCCCGTGCTATTCAGGCTATCGGTGCGGCAATGACGATGAGTACCAACAACGGTATCATCACCGAGATTTTTCCATTCAATGAACGTGGCCGGGCACTTGGGACGATTGGTTCCTTCGTTGCCTTAGGTGCAATCGCCGGACCTGGTCTTGGCGGTATCATCCTAGCCCACTTAGACTGGACTTACATTTTCTGGATCAATATTCCAATTGGTATTATCGGAATAATTATTGGACAATTCATCTTGCCCAAAGACATCAGCGTTGCTAATGAAAAAATCGACCATCTTGGCTCGACGATGTTTGCGATTTTTATGCTATCGCTGTTTATCGGCGTCTTCCTAGGTCAGGAGATTGGATTTGGCAAGCCTAGTATATTAATACTTTTTGCAATCGCTGTGATTTCAATTATTACCTTTATTTACATCGAGACCCATGTCGATAACCCAATTCTGTCGCTATCGCTGTTCAAAAATTTAGGCTTTTCAATCAACATTTTCTGTGCCTTATTGATTTTTATCACCGGATTCTTCTTCAACGTAGTTTCACCATTTTATCTCGAAAATGCTCGTGGTATGGCAGCCAACTACGCCGGATATGCCTTGATGATCATGCCGTTGATTCAAGGTATCGTTTCACCAATTATCGGTGGCTGGTCAGATAAGATTGGACGTCACTTGCTGACATTCGTAGGATTGATCATGATCTCAATTTCGCAGATTGGCTACATGATCACCACCTTGGATACGCCACTTTGGCTATTTATGTTCTTTATCGGACTCGTTGGTTTAGGAAATGGTGTCTTCATGGCTCCTAACAACACCTTGATCATGAGCGCCGTTGAAACTAAAGACCTCGGCGTTGCCGGCTCGATCAATGCTCTAGCCCGTGAACTAGGGATGGTCATCGGGATTTCTCTAGCAACAACCGTGCTGTTTGCTTCTATGAGTCACACCGCTGGCTACAAGGTAACCACTTATGTGCCAGCTCATCCTGAATACTTCATCTCCGGAATGCATACAACATTCTTGGTATCGATGATCATCTGTTTGATAGCAACAGTCGTGTCAGGATTCAATTTCTTTTACCATAAAAAATAA
- a CDS encoding nitroreductase family protein translates to METLDMIKSRKAIRHYTGQISDEQLQTLILAANAGPVGMGTYTDYRLTAIQDPKILSQMNGIYDASTVLVISVQDPGKMEYVSAGAIAQNIELAAENEGIGSNFNMASIASIPSGVIPDGFDPVFAVTLGLTDQHFAPRTIPNDRIKTNIVK, encoded by the coding sequence ATGGAAACTTTAGATATGATCAAGTCTCGAAAAGCCATTCGCCACTATACTGGTCAAATTTCTGATGAACAACTACAAACGCTGATTTTGGCAGCTAATGCTGGTCCAGTTGGCATGGGAACTTATACCGACTACCGTCTGACTGCCATTCAAGATCCGAAGATCTTATCGCAGATGAACGGCATTTATGACGCATCAACAGTTCTCGTAATTTCAGTCCAAGACCCAGGTAAAATGGAATATGTTTCTGCTGGAGCCATCGCACAAAACATCGAATTAGCAGCAGAAAACGAAGGCATCGGTTCAAACTTTAATATGGCTTCAATAGCTTCGATTCCTTCAGGCGTCATCCCTGATGGATTTGACCCAGTATTTGCCGTAACGTTGGGATTAACCGATCAACATTTCGCACCTCGCACTATTCCCAATGACCGCATCAAAACTAATATCGTTAAATAA
- a CDS encoding zinc-dependent alcohol dehydrogenase family protein, with protein sequence MKAAIFVEPGKMEIREVPKPTIQEPGDAIIRIVRTCVCGSDLWWYRGILHHDHNAQVGHEAIGIVESVGSSVKDIKSGDFVIAPFTHGCGKCAACKAGFDGNCPYYKVGSAEQYQAEFLRYPQADWALVKVPGKPQDYTSDMLNNFLTLADVMATGYHSARTAEVKEGDTVVVMGDGAVGLCGIISAKLRHAKRIIAMSKHPDRQKLAKEFGATDIVPERGDDAVKKVMELTDMGADAVLECVGTKLSIDTALKVARPGAVVGRVGIAQKPVMDTNDLFFNNTGLRGGIAAVTTYDKKILLDAVLSNQIDPGKVFTKEFDLEHIQEAYEAMDKREAIKSLIVISDK encoded by the coding sequence ATGAAAGCTGCAATATTTGTTGAACCTGGAAAAATGGAAATCAGAGAGGTTCCTAAGCCTACGATCCAAGAACCAGGAGATGCCATTATTCGAATAGTTCGAACTTGCGTCTGTGGATCTGACTTGTGGTGGTATCGTGGTATTTTACATCATGATCACAATGCCCAAGTTGGTCATGAAGCTATTGGCATTGTGGAGTCGGTCGGTTCAAGCGTTAAGGACATTAAGTCAGGTGACTTTGTAATTGCTCCATTTACTCACGGCTGTGGTAAATGTGCTGCCTGTAAAGCTGGATTTGATGGGAATTGTCCTTATTATAAAGTTGGTAGTGCAGAACAATATCAAGCGGAATTTTTACGTTATCCTCAAGCTGATTGGGCTTTAGTCAAAGTTCCTGGTAAACCACAAGATTATACCAGTGATATGCTGAACAACTTTTTAACATTAGCTGATGTTATGGCTACTGGGTATCATTCTGCCAGGACTGCTGAAGTTAAAGAAGGCGATACAGTCGTAGTCATGGGTGACGGCGCCGTTGGCTTATGCGGGATCATTTCTGCAAAACTCCGTCATGCTAAACGGATCATCGCGATGAGTAAACACCCTGATCGTCAAAAATTAGCCAAAGAATTCGGTGCCACAGATATCGTGCCAGAACGAGGCGATGACGCTGTGAAAAAAGTAATGGAGCTGACTGATATGGGTGCCGATGCTGTCCTAGAATGTGTTGGTACTAAGCTATCAATCGATACTGCCCTAAAAGTTGCTCGTCCTGGGGCAGTCGTTGGTCGTGTGGGAATTGCCCAAAAGCCAGTCATGGATACTAACGATTTGTTCTTCAATAATACTGGGTTGCGGGGCGGAATCGCTGCCGTAACCACATATGATAAGAAAATCCTACTAGATGCAGTCTTATCTAATCAGATCGATCCCGGTAAAGTATTTACAAAAGAGTTCGATCTAGAACATATTCAAGAAGCATACGAAGCAATGGATAAGCGTGAAGCAATTAAGTCACTGATCGTTATCAGCGACAAATAA
- a CDS encoding LysR family transcriptional regulator: MIDNYLLEELVAFDQYGTLAATADHLMVTQPTVTRGLQKLEDELQVKLFDRQPNNISLTDTGKLAVSEAKKALRQNELFVESVQQYENSHQLIKIASVAPGPLIVIDKLKNELTDKVHASNDLLNPNEVITNLQDNNYSFIVSNQEIMTDEIESRFIGTEKLSINLDKFTYLANKNSVTFSELKGLSFIVIDQIGIWKDIIQQNIPDAKFMYQPQVDSFNEITKYSNFPYFSTNITRFENFHPSLNDDDRVNVAISDDASKVDFYAVYLKDNKKLVEPTIEKISANWH, from the coding sequence ATGATCGACAACTATTTACTAGAAGAATTAGTAGCGTTTGACCAATATGGAACTCTGGCTGCCACTGCCGACCATTTAATGGTGACTCAACCAACGGTGACACGTGGTTTACAAAAGCTTGAAGACGAGTTACAAGTAAAGCTATTTGACCGTCAGCCCAACAATATTTCTTTGACCGATACTGGGAAGCTTGCTGTGTCTGAGGCGAAAAAGGCCTTGCGTCAGAATGAATTATTCGTTGAATCTGTTCAACAATACGAAAATAGTCACCAGTTGATCAAAATTGCTAGTGTCGCACCAGGTCCACTGATCGTGATCGATAAGTTAAAAAATGAGTTGACCGATAAAGTACATGCATCCAATGATCTATTGAATCCCAATGAAGTGATCACTAACCTTCAAGACAACAATTATTCCTTCATCGTCAGCAATCAAGAGATCATGACTGATGAGATCGAGTCACGTTTTATCGGGACTGAAAAATTATCGATCAATCTAGATAAATTCACCTATCTCGCAAATAAAAACTCAGTAACTTTTTCAGAGTTGAAGGGTTTGAGCTTTATCGTTATCGACCAAATTGGAATCTGGAAAGATATCATTCAACAAAACATCCCCGATGCCAAGTTCATGTATCAGCCACAAGTGGACTCATTTAACGAGATAACCAAATATTCGAATTTCCCATATTTCAGTACTAATATCACTAGATTCGAAAATTTTCATCCGTCTTTGAATGACGATGATCGTGTCAACGTAGCGATTTCTGATGATGCAAGTAAAGTTGACTTCTATGCTGTATATTTGAAGGATAATAAGAAGCTCGTTGAACCAACAATTGAAAAAATCAGTGCCAACTGGCACTAA
- a CDS encoding aldo/keto reductase: protein MDTVKLNNGVEIPQLGFGVFQVTDLKQCKQAVLDAINSGYRLIDTAAAYQNETAVGEAIKESGVDQKDLFITSKLWVSDMNYERAKKGIETSLNNLGLDYLDMYLLHQPYGDTNGAWRALTEAYKAGKIRAIGVSNFYADQLKDLELSSEVKPVVNQIEVNPWYQQKQEVAFNQGEDVKVEAWAPFAEGKHDIFTNETIAEIGKKYNKSNGQVMLRWLLQRGIIVIPKSVHQQRMIENFDVFDFKLTDDEMKTMATLDKNESQFFDHRDPTTIEQIFGSSLAQLK, encoded by the coding sequence ATGGATACAGTGAAATTAAATAACGGCGTTGAAATTCCACAACTAGGATTTGGCGTTTTTCAAGTAACCGACTTAAAGCAATGCAAGCAAGCAGTTCTTGATGCAATTAACTCAGGATACAGATTGATCGATACGGCAGCAGCTTATCAGAACGAAACAGCTGTTGGCGAAGCTATCAAAGAGAGTGGTGTTGATCAAAAGGACCTATTTATCACATCTAAACTTTGGGTTTCAGACATGAATTATGAACGTGCCAAGAAGGGTATCGAAACTTCTTTAAACAATTTAGGTTTGGATTATTTGGATATGTACTTGTTGCACCAACCTTATGGCGATACTAACGGAGCTTGGCGTGCACTGACAGAAGCATATAAGGCTGGAAAAATTCGAGCTATCGGCGTTTCGAATTTTTACGCTGACCAATTAAAGGATTTGGAACTTTCTAGTGAAGTTAAACCAGTTGTCAATCAAATCGAGGTAAATCCTTGGTATCAACAAAAACAAGAAGTTGCATTCAATCAAGGTGAAGACGTTAAAGTTGAAGCCTGGGCACCATTCGCAGAAGGCAAGCACGATATTTTCACTAACGAAACAATTGCTGAAATTGGTAAAAAATATAACAAGTCAAACGGTCAAGTAATGCTCAGATGGTTGCTGCAAAGAGGAATCATCGTCATTCCTAAGTCAGTGCATCAACAAAGAATGATCGAGAACTTTGATGTCTTTGACTTCAAACTCACTGATGATGAAATGAAGACCATGGCAACTTTGGATAAAAACGAGAGTCAATTTTTTGACCACCGTGATCCAACTACAATTGAACAAATTTTTGGCTCAAGCTTGGCACAACTAAAATAA
- a CDS encoding aldo/keto reductase, giving the protein MVERIKLNDGNEIPAIGFGVFLIPADGSTYKAVMNALKVGYRHIDTAVAYFNEAEVGRAIKDSGIPRDEIFVTSKLWLQDYGYEPAKKGIATSLKKLGLDYIDLYLIHQPYGDVPGAWKAMEEAQKAGQLKSIGISNATPKIWNQFEDSFNVIPAVNQVEYNPYSQQKELRKILDPLDVKLEAWGPLGQGNADLFAEPIIKQLSEKYHKDAGQIILRFENQEGVIVLPKSTHESRMISNKDIFDFELTEDEMEQMRSLDKGHGSHNPDDPGVEQMLLSAFDVHAND; this is encoded by the coding sequence ATGGTAGAAAGAATTAAATTAAATGATGGTAATGAAATTCCCGCAATTGGCTTTGGCGTATTCTTGATACCTGCTGACGGCTCAACTTACAAAGCAGTCATGAATGCTCTAAAGGTTGGTTATCGTCACATTGATACAGCAGTTGCTTACTTTAATGAAGCAGAAGTTGGACGTGCAATCAAAGACAGTGGCATTCCTCGTGATGAAATTTTTGTCACCAGCAAACTTTGGCTCCAAGATTATGGCTATGAACCTGCTAAGAAGGGAATCGCTACTTCTTTGAAAAAATTAGGCTTGGACTATATCGACCTATACTTGATCCACCAACCTTATGGGGATGTTCCCGGTGCTTGGAAAGCTATGGAAGAAGCTCAAAAAGCCGGTCAACTCAAGTCGATTGGTATCAGTAACGCCACTCCAAAAATTTGGAATCAATTTGAGGATTCATTCAACGTGATTCCAGCAGTTAACCAAGTTGAATACAATCCCTATTCTCAACAAAAAGAACTTCGTAAGATCTTAGATCCACTAGATGTAAAGCTTGAAGCTTGGGGTCCATTGGGTCAAGGCAATGCTGATTTATTTGCAGAACCAATCATCAAACAATTGAGCGAAAAGTATCATAAAGATGCTGGTCAAATTATCCTTCGTTTTGAAAATCAAGAAGGCGTTATCGTCTTGCCAAAATCTACCCACGAATCCAGAATGATTTCCAATAAAGACATTTTTGACTTTGAACTAACAGAAGATGAAATGGAACAAATGCGTTCACTCGATAAGGGTCACGGTTCACATAACCCTGATGATCCCGGTGTTGAACAAATGTTGCTATCAGCTTTTGATGTACACGCAAATGACTAA
- a CDS encoding NAD(P)H-binding protein: MTKVLILGANGQVARIVEERLMAENPDDKLTLFLRNSSRLNNLEGHKNVTIVDGDITDFDDVNNVMKGQDIVYVSMVDHTPDNVITNNVVKAMKENNVQRVVETSLLGLYNEVPGEYGLWNYEQVKSGLPAAINADKILSESGLTYTTLRFPWLNDRDEVKYVVTHKNEEYVGVSGSRQSMADVIVKIINDPTYLENDSVGIADKDTQKETRPVY, from the coding sequence ATGACAAAAGTATTGATTTTAGGTGCTAACGGACAAGTTGCTAGAATCGTTGAAGAACGTTTGATGGCAGAAAATCCGGATGACAAGCTAACTTTATTTTTAAGAAATAGTTCACGTTTGAATAACTTAGAAGGACACAAGAATGTCACGATCGTTGATGGCGATATTACTGACTTTGATGATGTTAACAACGTAATGAAGGGTCAAGATATTGTTTATGTATCAATGGTTGACCATACTCCTGATAATGTCATCACTAACAACGTAGTCAAAGCTATGAAAGAAAATAACGTGCAACGCGTTGTTGAAACTAGTTTGCTCGGACTTTATAACGAGGTTCCTGGTGAATATGGACTTTGGAACTACGAACAAGTTAAAAGTGGACTTCCAGCAGCAATCAACGCTGATAAAATTTTATCTGAATCAGGACTTACTTATACGACACTACGTTTTCCATGGTTAAATGACCGTGATGAAGTTAAGTATGTTGTGACACACAAGAATGAAGAATACGTTGGAGTTTCAGGCTCACGTCAAAGTATGGCTGATGTAATTGTTAAAATTATCAATGACCCTACATATTTGGAGAATGATTCAGTTGGTATCGCTGATAAAGATACTCAAAAGGAAACACGACCAGTTTATTAA
- a CDS encoding zinc-dependent alcohol dehydrogenase family protein, with translation MKAALFVKPGEMTTTEVDKPVLEKPTDAVIKVLRACVCGSDLWWYRGISKRNPNSLAGHEAIGIVDEVGSDLKNIKKGDFVIVPFTHGCGHCAACLAGFDGDCLNAQPGGNGYQAEYVRYENADWGLVKIPGKPADYSDEMLNNFLALADVMATGYHAAASAEVKEGDTTVVFGDGAVGLAGVLSAKLRGAKRIIAMSRHEDRQKLAKEFGATDIIPERGDEAVEKVMELTDGNGADSILECVGTEQSVDTAVKVGRPGAIVGRVGVPQKAEMNTNNLFWKNIGLRGGIASVITDDRNVLLDAVLSGKIEPGKVFTKRFDLGHIEDAYDAMDKRTAIKSLLIIADK, from the coding sequence ATGAAAGCAGCTTTATTTGTAAAACCAGGAGAAATGACAACAACCGAAGTTGATAAACCAGTTCTTGAAAAACCAACTGATGCTGTCATAAAAGTACTTAGAGCTTGTGTCTGTGGATCTGACTTGTGGTGGTACCGTGGAATTTCCAAGCGCAATCCTAATTCACTTGCCGGACACGAAGCTATTGGTATCGTTGACGAAGTTGGTTCAGATTTAAAAAATATTAAAAAGGGCGACTTCGTAATCGTACCGTTCACCCATGGTTGTGGTCACTGTGCAGCCTGTCTAGCAGGATTTGACGGAGATTGTTTAAACGCTCAACCAGGCGGCAATGGCTACCAAGCTGAATACGTTCGTTACGAAAATGCTGACTGGGGCTTAGTCAAGATCCCTGGAAAACCAGCCGATTACTCTGATGAAATGCTAAATAACTTTTTAGCCTTGGCAGATGTTATGGCTACTGGTTACCACGCCGCAGCTAGTGCTGAAGTTAAAGAAGGCGACACAACTGTAGTCTTTGGAGATGGGGCTGTTGGTCTAGCAGGTGTTTTATCAGCTAAATTACGTGGGGCAAAGCGCATTATTGCAATGAGTCGTCACGAAGATAGACAAAAGTTAGCTAAAGAATTTGGTGCAACTGATATCATTCCAGAACGTGGCGATGAAGCTGTTGAAAAAGTTATGGAATTGACTGACGGCAACGGTGCTGATTCAATTCTTGAATGTGTCGGAACTGAACAATCAGTAGATACAGCAGTTAAAGTCGGACGTCCTGGTGCAATCGTTGGACGTGTTGGCGTTCCTCAAAAAGCTGAAATGAATACTAACAACTTATTCTGGAAAAACATTGGTCTTCGTGGAGGAATTGCCTCAGTTATAACTGATGACAGAAATGTACTTCTAGACGCGGTTTTAAGCGGTAAGATTGAACCAGGTAAAGTATTTACTAAGAGATTTGACCTTGGTCATATTGAAGATGCTTACGATGCCATGGACAAACGTACGGCTATCAAGTCATTATTGATCATTGCTGATAAATAG
- a CDS encoding NAD(P)H-binding protein, whose protein sequence is MTNVLIIGATGTIGGAVRQTLLKNTNDNLTLFARGAGRLTVSDRETLIAGDVTSDADLDKAMANQDAVFVALSGNLGKFAEKIVAAMDRNEVQRLLFITSMGIYNEIPASLGGGNLNENSMLQSYRDAADVIEASDLNYTVIRPGWFNNGPVDYEVTTKGELFGGHDVSISSIADMVQRLVEDNNLYSSDSIGLNTPES, encoded by the coding sequence ATGACAAATGTATTGATTATTGGAGCAACAGGAACAATTGGCGGTGCAGTCCGCCAAACCTTATTAAAAAATACAAACGACAATTTAACTTTGTTTGCACGTGGAGCTGGCCGTTTAACTGTTAGTGACCGTGAGACTTTGATTGCTGGAGACGTTACTAGCGACGCCGACCTTGACAAAGCTATGGCAAACCAAGATGCAGTCTTTGTTGCATTGAGTGGTAATTTGGGCAAGTTTGCCGAAAAAATCGTTGCTGCTATGGATCGTAATGAAGTACAAAGATTGTTGTTTATTACGTCAATGGGAATTTACAATGAAATTCCAGCATCTCTTGGTGGGGGTAATTTGAATGAAAATTCAATGTTGCAATCATATCGTGATGCTGCAGACGTTATTGAAGCTTCAGATCTAAATTACACAGTCATTCGCCCAGGTTGGTTCAACAATGGACCAGTTGACTATGAAGTAACTACAAAGGGTGAACTATTTGGCGGACATGATGTTTCCATCAGTTCAATCGCCGACATGGTTCAAAGATTGGTCGAAGATAATAATTTGTATTCAAGTGATAGTATCGGATTGAACACTCCCGAATCATAG